CCCCTCGAGCACGTGCACGACCATCGGCTTGCCGCCGACCTCGACGAACGCCTTGCTGCGGCCGCGAATCGCGCGGCTCGCGCCGCGGTCTCCGGCCACCAGAATCGCCTGCACGCGCATGCCCAATGGTGACCCGACACGAGGAAAAGTGATACCCCGCCCGGGCTTGCGGGAGTCCAACCGACGGCAGCAAGCGCGCGACCCGCCGCCCCAATTGCCCGTCGCGCGAGGCTTCGTGCAGACTACCGGCACGACGACTCGAGAGGAGCAGAGATGCCCAGCGTAGTGGCCACCCTGAAGGTGAAGAAGGACAAGATCGACGAGGCCAGGAGCTTCCTGCGCACGCTCGCGGCAACCGTGCGCGCGAACGAGCCGGGCACGACGGCCTACGTCTTCCACCAGCGCAAGGACGATCCCAGCGTCTTCGTCGTGTACGAGAAGTACGCCAGCGACGAGGCGTTCAAGAAGCACGGCGAGAACCTGCGCGCCCAGGGGGCCGGCTTCGTCGCGATCCTCGACGGGCGGCCCGAGATCGTGATGCTCGACGAGATCTAAGACCGGCCAAGCCGAAACAGCGCCGGGAGAGCGAGCCGCGATGATCCGCAACCTGGGGGTGAGCCTGCTCGCGATCCTGTTGGCGCTCGCCGTCTGTGAGGGGCTCTTGCGCCTGTTCGGCGCCGACGTTCTGCCCAAGCCGGACCTCTACGTGATGGATCCCGAGGTGGGCAAGCGCATGCGCCCCGGCTGGGAAGGCGACGAGTTCAAGGCGCCGGTCAAGATCAACTCGAAGGGCCTGCGCAACCCCGAGACGCCGTACGAGAAGCCCGAAGGCGTGTACCGGGTCCTGGCGGTCGGCGACTCCTGGACGTTCGGATTTCGCATGAACGAGCCGGACGCCTACCCGAGGCAGCTCGAGCGCATCCTGAACGAGCGCGCTTCGCTGCGCGGCGATCCGCGCCGCTTCGAG
This Deltaproteobacteria bacterium DNA region includes the following protein-coding sequences:
- a CDS encoding antibiotic biosynthesis monooxygenase, producing the protein MPSVVATLKVKKDKIDEARSFLRTLAATVRANEPGTTAYVFHQRKDDPSVFVVYEKYASDEAFKKHGENLRAQGAGFVAILDGRPEIVMLDEI